In Shewanella sp. VB17, a single genomic region encodes these proteins:
- a CDS encoding DUF885 family protein, producing the protein MFKKVLTYIGVFLFITLVSGSALFTHEWIAEKPFFFRAFLERSVIQLAFDSPETLTSLGFLESVGIKSHNAELDDDRPEKLDEFFAQLDAMHKTLLTYEDVNLDEDQQLSKDIALYLLDFSAKAKAYRYHNYPVNQSFGIQSGYPSFMESQHKIETLGDAENYLDRLKKVRLKFEQNLLGLKIREQQGIIPPRFVIERVFTEMTDFVNTPIEHNILYTSLQTKLAEAQGIPIKDQANILILAKQNIQQYVYPAYGLFIDYFSTLAHKAGNDDGLWHLPNGDKAYQLLLQFFTTTDYSADEIHHMGLAEVDRIQAEILTILESQGFDINDGFSVAIETMAADPRFYYEDSDAGRAQILVDYQSILDEINAGLDDAFRIRPKAAMEVVRIPEFKEKTAPGAYYQQPAIDGSRPGRFFANLYDIKATPKYGMRTLAYHEAIPGHHFQIAVAMELENMPFIRKMAPFTAYIEGWALYSERVAWELGFQKDPFDNIGRLQAELFRGVRLVVDTGIHDKRWTRKQAIDYMKRNTGMVDSDVVSEIERYIVMPGQATAYKVGMMKILSLRAKARLALGDKFNLKDFHDVMLKNGPVPLDILARLVDRYIAQENEKNSV; encoded by the coding sequence ATGTTTAAAAAAGTATTAACATATATAGGGGTGTTTTTATTCATTACTTTGGTTTCTGGTAGTGCACTTTTTACGCATGAATGGATTGCCGAAAAACCTTTTTTCTTTCGGGCCTTTTTAGAACGAAGTGTTATTCAGCTCGCTTTTGACAGTCCCGAAACGTTAACTTCGTTAGGTTTTCTTGAGTCTGTGGGCATTAAAAGTCATAACGCTGAACTTGATGATGATAGGCCTGAGAAACTTGACGAATTTTTTGCACAGCTCGATGCCATGCATAAAACGTTGTTGACCTATGAAGACGTTAATTTAGATGAAGACCAGCAGCTTTCAAAAGATATCGCCCTATATCTACTCGACTTTTCCGCTAAAGCCAAAGCATATCGTTATCATAATTATCCGGTTAATCAGTCGTTTGGTATTCAAAGCGGTTACCCAAGTTTTATGGAGTCACAACATAAAATTGAAACCCTTGGTGATGCAGAAAATTACTTAGACAGACTTAAAAAGGTGCGACTTAAATTCGAACAGAATCTACTCGGTTTGAAGATTAGAGAGCAACAAGGAATTATCCCGCCTCGATTTGTTATCGAACGTGTATTTACTGAAATGACTGATTTTGTCAACACTCCCATCGAACACAATATTCTTTATACGTCTTTACAGACTAAATTGGCAGAAGCTCAAGGTATTCCAATTAAAGACCAAGCTAACATTTTAATCTTAGCAAAACAGAATATTCAGCAATATGTTTATCCTGCTTATGGTTTGTTTATCGACTACTTTTCTACATTAGCTCATAAAGCAGGCAATGATGATGGATTATGGCACCTTCCTAATGGTGATAAAGCATATCAACTTTTACTGCAATTTTTCACCACTACTGATTATAGTGCTGATGAGATCCACCACATGGGTTTAGCTGAGGTGGATCGTATTCAAGCTGAAATACTGACCATTTTAGAGAGCCAAGGATTTGACATTAATGACGGTTTTTCGGTTGCGATTGAAACGATGGCAGCAGATCCTCGGTTCTATTACGAGGACAGTGATGCCGGCAGGGCTCAAATTTTAGTCGACTACCAAAGTATTCTTGATGAAATTAATGCTGGTCTCGACGATGCTTTTCGAATTCGTCCTAAAGCGGCGATGGAAGTGGTGCGTATTCCAGAGTTTAAAGAAAAAACAGCGCCTGGTGCTTATTATCAGCAGCCTGCGATTGATGGCAGTCGCCCAGGCCGTTTTTTTGCCAATCTTTATGATATAAAAGCGACACCTAAATATGGCATGCGTACTTTGGCTTATCACGAGGCGATTCCAGGTCATCATTTTCAAATTGCAGTTGCCATGGAATTAGAAAATATGCCTTTTATCCGTAAGATGGCGCCATTTACTGCCTATATCGAAGGCTGGGCACTGTATTCTGAGCGTGTTGCTTGGGAATTAGGGTTTCAAAAAGATCCTTTTGATAACATTGGTAGATTGCAGGCGGAGCTTTTTAGAGGCGTACGCTTAGTTGTCGATACCGGGATCCATGATAAGCGTTGGACACGTAAGCAAGCCATTGATTATATGAAGCGCAACACCGGAATGGTTGACAGCGATGTTGTTTCTGAAATCGAACGTTATATTGTTATGCCAGGCCAAGCGACTGCTTATAAGGTAGGTATGATGAAGATTTTATCTTTACGCGCGAAAGCACGTTTAGCTTTAGGTGATAAGTTTAATTTAAAAGACTTTCATGATGTAATGCTAAAAAATGGCCCTGTCCCCTTAGATATATTGGCACGTTTAGTTGACAGATATATTGCTCAAGAGAATGAAAAAAATAGTGTTTAA
- a CDS encoding patatin-like phospholipase family protein — MPDKTALVLGGGGARAAYQIGVLKAIVQFYPRNHGIPFKIICGTSAGAINGTSIATHASCFHLGVRKLEWVWRNFRTEKIYSSSISGVLTHLGKMLLMSMQNDQNSTNPGSLFNNEPLRGLLNQLINFTRIDRNISSGSLNALSIDTSCYNTARSVTFFQGSHDIPQWHRDRRSGQRTQLNTDHLLASSAIPLVFPSIKLNQAYYGDGSVHQLAPLSSPIHLGAKKIMVINLESPHKQLPQELEHHPKTATITGHLLDTIFSDTLNSDLERLERVNHTLTLIPEENRKKLSLNPIQTLVIKPSEDLSQLASRYYDEMPFAVKSMLKPIGINQQTDSSIVSYLLFERAYCSALINLGYQDAMCQIDEIRDFFEI; from the coding sequence TTGCCAGACAAAACAGCCTTAGTTCTGGGTGGAGGTGGCGCACGAGCTGCCTATCAAATTGGCGTACTGAAAGCCATTGTTCAATTCTATCCTAGAAATCACGGTATACCTTTTAAGATTATCTGTGGGACTTCTGCTGGGGCAATAAATGGCACCTCGATTGCCACTCATGCCTCTTGTTTTCATCTTGGTGTAAGAAAACTTGAATGGGTTTGGCGTAATTTTCGCACCGAAAAAATATACAGCTCATCCATCTCAGGTGTTTTAACCCACTTAGGTAAAATGCTACTCATGAGCATGCAAAATGATCAGAATAGTACTAATCCTGGAAGCCTATTTAATAATGAGCCATTACGAGGTCTACTCAACCAACTCATTAATTTTACCCGTATCGACAGAAATATTAGTAGTGGCTCACTTAACGCCTTAAGTATTGATACATCCTGTTACAACACAGCACGTTCAGTCACCTTTTTTCAAGGCAGTCATGATATTCCTCAATGGCACAGAGACAGACGAAGTGGTCAGCGAACTCAACTCAATACTGACCACCTATTGGCCAGCTCTGCCATTCCACTGGTTTTTCCCTCAATAAAACTTAACCAAGCTTATTATGGCGATGGATCAGTGCATCAACTTGCCCCCTTGAGCAGCCCTATTCATCTAGGGGCTAAGAAAATAATGGTCATTAATCTTGAAAGTCCTCATAAGCAGCTCCCTCAAGAATTAGAACATCACCCAAAGACAGCAACGATAACAGGGCATCTACTCGATACCATTTTTTCAGATACGCTTAATAGTGATTTAGAACGGCTGGAAAGAGTCAATCACACTCTAACCTTAATCCCTGAAGAAAACCGTAAAAAACTCTCATTAAACCCGATCCAAACTTTAGTGATAAAACCCAGTGAAGACTTAAGTCAGCTGGCATCTCGATACTATGACGAAATGCCTTTTGCGGTAAAATCGATGCTTAAGCCTATAGGGATAAATCAACAAACGGATTCGAGTATTGTCTCTTATCTACTTTTCGAACGAGCATATTGCAGCGCCTTAATCAATTTAGGCTATCAAGATGCCATGTGCCAAATAGATGAAATTAGAGACTTTTTTGAAATATAA
- a CDS encoding proline--tRNA ligase produces the protein MRVSKYLLSTQKENPADAEIISHQLMLRAGMIRRSASGLYSWLPTGLRVLRKIETIVREEMDKAGSVEILMPMVQPADLWNETGRFEKFGPELLRFQDRHNRDFVLGPTHEEVITDIVRKEVNSYKQLPLNLYQIQTKFRDEVRPRFGVMRSREFLMKDAYSFHLDQETLDDTYQNMFQAYSNILTRLGLEFRPVMADSGSIGGSTSHEFHVLANSGEDLIAYSTESDYAANIEKADAPMPSETRQAATQTMTLVDTPNAKTIAELVEQQGIAIEKTVKTLIVKGATEDAPLVALVIRGDHSLNQVKAEKVVAVLCPFELADEADIRKAIGAGPGSIGPVGLNIPVYIDHGVSVMNDFSAGANQDDKHWFGINWERDLPQAETFDLRNIIEGEPSPCGQGTIALLRGIEVGHIFQLGTHYSEAMNAHVLDQNGKAKTLLMGCYGVGVSRMVAAAIEQNHDDRGIIWPDAIAPFRVGILPMNMHKSHRVQDMAEKLYQDLNDAGIEVLFDDRKERAGVMFADMELIGLPHVVVIGDRNIDNGMFEYKNRRTGEKQDIPFDDIIEFLKAAK, from the coding sequence ATGCGCGTTAGCAAGTACCTGCTTTCAACACAAAAAGAAAACCCTGCTGATGCAGAGATCATAAGTCATCAATTAATGTTACGTGCTGGTATGATCCGTCGTAGCGCTTCAGGCTTATACAGCTGGTTGCCGACGGGACTGCGTGTACTGCGAAAAATAGAAACCATTGTCCGTGAAGAGATGGATAAAGCAGGTTCTGTTGAAATTCTAATGCCAATGGTTCAACCTGCCGATCTTTGGAATGAAACAGGCCGCTTTGAAAAATTTGGCCCTGAATTACTTCGTTTTCAAGATCGTCATAATCGTGATTTCGTACTGGGCCCAACTCATGAAGAAGTGATCACTGATATCGTGCGTAAAGAGGTCAACTCCTACAAGCAATTACCATTAAATCTATACCAAATTCAGACTAAATTTCGGGATGAAGTTCGCCCACGTTTCGGTGTTATGCGCTCACGTGAATTCTTGATGAAAGATGCTTATTCTTTCCATCTGGATCAAGAAACCCTAGATGACACTTACCAAAATATGTTCCAAGCATACAGCAACATTTTAACGCGTCTTGGACTCGAGTTTCGCCCAGTCATGGCTGATTCAGGCTCTATCGGTGGCAGCACATCACACGAATTTCATGTACTGGCCAATAGCGGTGAGGACTTAATTGCTTATTCAACTGAGAGCGATTACGCTGCCAATATTGAAAAAGCTGACGCCCCCATGCCTTCAGAGACTCGGCAAGCTGCTACTCAAACCATGACGTTAGTTGACACTCCCAATGCTAAGACTATCGCTGAGCTAGTTGAACAACAGGGCATTGCTATTGAAAAAACAGTTAAAACACTGATTGTCAAAGGAGCGACTGAAGATGCACCTTTAGTGGCGCTGGTGATCCGTGGCGATCATAGCCTTAACCAAGTAAAAGCTGAAAAAGTTGTGGCTGTATTGTGCCCATTTGAACTGGCAGACGAAGCCGATATCCGTAAAGCCATTGGTGCAGGTCCTGGTTCTATCGGTCCTGTTGGGCTAAATATTCCGGTCTATATTGACCATGGTGTTAGCGTAATGAACGATTTTAGCGCGGGCGCAAACCAAGATGACAAACATTGGTTTGGCATCAACTGGGAACGAGACTTACCGCAAGCTGAAACCTTCGATTTACGTAACATCATTGAAGGTGAACCAAGCCCTTGCGGACAAGGTACTATTGCATTACTTCGCGGCATTGAAGTCGGCCATATTTTCCAACTGGGTACGCATTACTCAGAAGCCATGAACGCTCATGTACTAGACCAAAATGGTAAAGCTAAAACTTTATTAATGGGATGTTATGGCGTCGGTGTGAGCCGTATGGTTGCTGCAGCAATTGAGCAAAACCATGATGACAGAGGGATCATTTGGCCTGATGCCATTGCCCCTTTTCGAGTTGGCATATTACCAATGAACATGCATAAATCTCACCGCGTTCAAGATATGGCTGAAAAGCTCTATCAAGACTTAAACGATGCGGGTATCGAAGTATTATTTGATGACCGTAAAGAGCGCGCAGGTGTGATGTTTGCCGATATGGAACTGATAGGCCTACCTCACGTGGTGGTCATTGGTGATCGTAATATCGATAACGGCATGTTTGAGTACAAAAACCGTCGCACCGGTGAAAAGCAAGATATACCATTCGATGACATCATCGAATTTCTTAAAGCGGCAAAATAA
- a CDS encoding carbohydrate-binding family V/XII yields the protein MRFNLKNRYWRLLPSIQLLWLVILQPLSASAIDWPQNVQTDKGTLVVYQPQPESLNGNVLKGRAAMSFELKDQAEPVFGAFWFNAKIDNNGDIALVRDIVVNEVRWPNSSTEDQQNFTDTASKALASSSFEISMARLSTSLELAEQEKHSLDNLNNDAPEIMFSTRLSVLLSYDGKPQYKKIDNSPYERVLNTPFAIARDTKSKKLYLSSGQYWYTATDPMGPWIATLFPPADLVAMVASEDDNLAKSLTNAPNIIAVDKPAELIATDGAPQWQSLIDGKLLYVNNTETAWVRETTSGDMYLLLSGRWFTSKKQAGPWTFVRADKLPASFKDIPPGSDIGGLRVSVAGTDEANQALMDAQIPQTTAIKRSEATLNVEYDGEPKFNAINGTQVSYAVNTAAQVLLINDVYYAVDNGVWFTAKSAKGPWIVADNIPNEAIAKIPATSPVYNTTYVQVYDSTPDVVYVGYTPGYLWSYPYYGVPVYGTGWYYPPYWGHYYYPRPPTWGLHIGYNPWTGWNVGVSWSNGFYRAGVTWHGSYGGYARPCCGGYYGGGHRRPVVINTGNINIGNTINIGNRNNSFNHITANKLTKNNLYNRPETRSRIANSAQLNKGLTKASYNKDRSNNIFADKHGNVARDNQGKWQYSNEGKWNTKNIADKATSASSAKMPKSSISQAKTQQLNNTNRVSTMKHQQTNRQRGGFDQQGLDRARSARQNGMTRENHSRVQKR from the coding sequence ATGAGATTTAATTTAAAAAATCGATACTGGCGTTTACTGCCCAGTATACAGCTTTTGTGGTTGGTTATTTTACAGCCACTTTCTGCATCGGCAATTGACTGGCCTCAAAATGTACAAACCGATAAAGGCACCTTAGTCGTCTATCAACCTCAACCAGAATCGCTTAATGGTAATGTGCTAAAAGGACGAGCGGCCATGTCTTTTGAACTCAAAGATCAAGCAGAGCCGGTCTTTGGTGCATTTTGGTTTAATGCCAAAATTGATAATAATGGTGATATTGCATTGGTACGCGATATTGTCGTTAACGAAGTGCGCTGGCCAAATTCAAGCACTGAAGATCAGCAAAACTTTACTGATACAGCCTCTAAAGCCCTAGCCTCTTCAAGCTTTGAGATCTCAATGGCCCGATTATCAACTAGCCTGGAGCTTGCTGAACAAGAAAAGCACAGTTTAGATAATTTAAACAATGATGCCCCTGAGATTATGTTTAGCACTCGATTAAGTGTGCTGCTTTCTTATGACGGCAAACCTCAATATAAAAAAATTGATAATAGTCCCTATGAACGCGTGCTTAATACTCCTTTTGCCATTGCCCGTGACACAAAATCGAAAAAGCTTTATCTAAGTAGTGGTCAATATTGGTATACCGCGACAGATCCCATGGGTCCTTGGATAGCCACCTTATTTCCACCAGCAGATTTAGTGGCCATGGTCGCCAGTGAAGATGACAATTTAGCTAAAAGCCTCACCAATGCACCCAATATCATCGCAGTGGATAAACCAGCAGAATTAATTGCCACCGATGGAGCGCCACAATGGCAAAGTTTAATCGACGGAAAACTACTTTATGTCAATAATACTGAAACTGCTTGGGTACGTGAAACCACATCAGGAGATATGTACTTATTACTGTCTGGACGTTGGTTTACATCTAAAAAACAAGCAGGTCCTTGGACGTTTGTCAGGGCCGATAAATTGCCTGCGAGTTTTAAAGACATTCCACCAGGATCTGACATTGGTGGCTTAAGGGTCTCTGTTGCGGGTACCGACGAAGCCAATCAAGCACTCATGGATGCACAGATCCCACAAACCACAGCAATTAAACGCAGTGAAGCAACACTGAATGTTGAATACGATGGCGAGCCAAAATTTAACGCTATCAACGGTACTCAAGTCTCCTATGCCGTTAATACTGCCGCACAAGTATTACTGATAAATGACGTTTATTATGCCGTTGATAATGGGGTGTGGTTCACAGCAAAGTCAGCTAAAGGTCCATGGATTGTTGCTGATAATATTCCCAATGAAGCCATCGCTAAAATTCCAGCCACTTCACCTGTCTATAATACCACTTACGTCCAAGTCTATGATTCAACACCCGATGTAGTTTATGTTGGCTACACTCCTGGTTATTTATGGTCTTATCCTTATTATGGCGTCCCTGTTTACGGTACTGGCTGGTATTATCCACCATATTGGGGTCATTATTATTATCCACGCCCACCCACTTGGGGACTGCATATTGGTTATAACCCTTGGACAGGCTGGAATGTGGGTGTAAGTTGGAGTAATGGATTCTATCGTGCGGGAGTCACGTGGCATGGAAGTTACGGCGGCTATGCTCGTCCCTGCTGTGGGGGCTATTATGGCGGCGGCCATCGCCGTCCAGTGGTGATCAATACTGGTAATATAAATATCGGCAACACTATCAATATTGGCAATCGAAACAATAGCTTTAATCATATTACAGCGAATAAATTGACGAAAAACAATCTCTACAATCGACCTGAAACCCGCTCTCGCATCGCCAACTCAGCCCAGCTAAATAAGGGGTTAACAAAGGCCAGCTATAACAAAGATCGTAGCAATAATATCTTTGCCGATAAACACGGCAACGTGGCACGAGACAATCAAGGTAAATGGCAATACTCTAACGAGGGTAAATGGAATACAAAGAACATTGCTGATAAAGCGACCTCAGCCTCAAGCGCAAAGATGCCTAAGTCTTCTATTTCGCAAGCAAAGACCCAGCAGCTTAATAATACGAACCGAGTATCGACGATGAAACACCAACAAACCAATAGGCAACGCGGTGGATTTGATCAACAAGGTTTAGACCGTGCTCGTAGTGCCCGACAAAATGGCATGACGCGTGAAAATCACTCAAGAGTACAGAAACGCTAG
- a CDS encoding ABC transporter substrate-binding protein, with protein sequence MVHTLVVFFIFLLMSLFCHRASATPMSELRLLTEQWVPVSYEKNGVNTGFAVELVNQLQIIIGSEQKVEVLPWARAMSIANSTPNVMLFATSINKARRKSFDFVGPIITSNISLYAKANDNIELNDVSQLKTAGHIGAYRGSIGASMLKELGLDQLLISSFPTQSAKQLLRGRIRLWCQADIAVNSLLDEIGSNLDAIKPVLVISEISLYLAFSKGTQLSVIETWDNALTEYKRSGKFRRLYFLWFGELPVPETAKLIRREK encoded by the coding sequence ATGGTACACACTCTTGTGGTATTTTTTATTTTTTTACTAATGAGTCTATTTTGTCATCGTGCTAGCGCGACACCGATGTCTGAGTTGCGTTTACTTACTGAACAATGGGTTCCAGTTTCTTATGAAAAAAATGGAGTTAATACCGGTTTTGCAGTTGAATTAGTCAACCAATTACAGATAATTATAGGTTCAGAACAAAAGGTTGAAGTTTTACCTTGGGCTCGTGCTATGTCTATTGCGAATTCGACACCCAATGTGATGCTGTTTGCCACTTCTATCAATAAGGCTCGCCGTAAATCATTCGACTTTGTGGGCCCTATTATAACCAGTAATATTTCACTTTATGCTAAAGCAAACGATAACATTGAATTAAATGATGTTAGTCAACTAAAAACTGCTGGACACATTGGGGCTTATCGAGGCTCTATAGGTGCTAGTATGTTAAAAGAGTTAGGTTTGGATCAATTACTGATATCCAGTTTTCCGACTCAGTCAGCAAAACAATTGCTCAGAGGACGTATTAGGCTTTGGTGTCAGGCGGATATTGCGGTGAACAGCCTGCTTGATGAAATTGGCTCTAATCTTGATGCCATTAAACCTGTTTTAGTTATTTCCGAAATTAGTTTGTATTTGGCTTTTTCAAAAGGGACACAATTGAGTGTCATTGAGACGTGGGATAATGCTTTGACAGAGTATAAACGTTCAGGGAAATTCAGACGTCTTTATTTTTTATGGTTTGGTGAATTACCCGTGCCTGAGACTGCTAAACTCATTAGGCGTGAAAAGTAA
- a CDS encoding serine protease: protein MKNKKIWLAVLFLPISFGWADNSGTEVPESGGNEFYSSIGKLNGALTCTVSFVQFSHNLNAKASFITNGHCVQQAFNSAAGNNVIVNENVNFTAKFNYFKDTIISENVIDIAVNKVVYSTMKGVDVAVVSANETVADLIEKGLTPYYISTDALAVDTPIIIAGVPQDVNALQLSFCQSEKSYDVVEGVWHWYGFAENDCQGISAGSSGSPAFDDNNRIVGMINTTTTTAVGKTCYSGNPCVNDAKGAHVKKNKNYLVPLHNLALCFDDDGQFLDDNDGCPLPPPSNVAIANYPYIFSGLNSDNTFWDINVENNESNIRYKKILLSDNSQSCQNIDGYSVPLGASDAHFSEMMIPTSVEGVHQICIISEFDDAMSPSVVQVIVDNMPPLTKPDLYITPRGFEPLFSVPEYVDFWIASGSPESLSCDSADYKQYNRIPTTIDETPLKICLYGFDAAHNQSQKFQYLIR from the coding sequence TTGAAAAATAAAAAAATTTGGTTGGCTGTATTATTTCTTCCTATTTCATTTGGATGGGCTGATAATAGTGGTACTGAAGTTCCTGAAAGTGGAGGGAATGAATTCTATAGTTCAATTGGGAAACTTAATGGAGCATTAACTTGCACGGTATCATTTGTTCAATTTAGTCATAACCTTAATGCTAAAGCGAGTTTTATAACAAATGGACATTGTGTTCAGCAGGCATTTAATTCAGCAGCTGGCAATAATGTTATTGTAAATGAAAATGTTAATTTTACAGCTAAATTTAATTATTTTAAGGATACAATTATATCTGAAAATGTTATTGATATTGCTGTGAATAAAGTTGTTTACTCGACGATGAAAGGGGTCGATGTTGCCGTTGTATCAGCCAATGAAACTGTTGCTGATCTAATAGAAAAAGGCTTAACGCCATATTATATCTCCACTGATGCATTAGCTGTAGACACCCCAATTATTATTGCAGGAGTTCCCCAAGATGTTAATGCTCTGCAGTTATCTTTTTGCCAGTCAGAAAAAAGCTATGATGTGGTTGAAGGAGTTTGGCATTGGTATGGTTTTGCTGAAAATGATTGCCAAGGTATATCGGCTGGTAGTTCAGGCTCGCCAGCATTTGATGATAATAATCGCATCGTTGGAATGATTAATACCACTACGACAACAGCGGTTGGAAAGACTTGTTATAGCGGTAATCCCTGTGTCAATGATGCCAAAGGTGCACATGTGAAAAAAAATAAAAATTATTTAGTTCCGCTTCATAATCTAGCGCTCTGTTTCGATGACGATGGACAATTTTTAGATGATAATGATGGCTGTCCGCTTCCTCCACCGAGCAATGTGGCTATTGCAAATTACCCTTATATTTTTAGTGGGTTAAACTCTGATAATACATTTTGGGATATTAATGTTGAAAATAATGAAAGTAATATTAGATACAAAAAAATATTACTATCTGACAATTCTCAATCTTGTCAAAATATTGATGGTTATAGTGTGCCATTAGGAGCAAGTGATGCACACTTTAGTGAGATGATGATACCAACGTCAGTGGAAGGAGTGCATCAGATTTGTATTATTTCAGAATTTGATGATGCGATGTCACCTAGCGTTGTTCAAGTTATCGTTGATAATATGCCTCCTTTAACTAAACCTGATTTATATATAACGCCAAGGGGATTTGAGCCACTATTTAGTGTCCCTGAATATGTGGATTTTTGGATAGCATCTGGTTCTCCTGAAAGCCTTAGTTGTGATTCAGCAGATTACAAGCAGTACAATAGAATTCCTACAACGATTGATGAGACGCCTTTAAAGATATGCTTGTATGGGTTTGATGCTGCGCACAATCAGAGTCAAAAATTTCAATATTTAATACGCTAG
- a CDS encoding ABC transporter substrate-binding protein, with product MKKMMNIFILMSLYFPFNVWANNVLDLVIDEYPPYTFATNNTIDGISIRIVEAAFKRMNQPINLRVLPWSRALKLLKEGKVDGLIEIFKNEERETYLDYSKVVLIDEVVSLFVVEGSEINFDGELSKLSDYHFGARHDYSYGTEFDQAVADKVISHISLDVEHERLILKLCTGEVDILVGEKNVVAYRVSLLKSLKTNSNKRCKKIEELSTPVQSTPAYIVFSKKRELTDIRDKFDIILMKMKQDGSYQKIIDAWRESH from the coding sequence ATGAAAAAAATGATGAATATTTTTATACTTATGTCGTTATATTTTCCCTTTAATGTGTGGGCGAATAATGTACTCGATTTAGTGATAGATGAGTACCCTCCTTATACATTTGCTACTAACAATACCATTGATGGCATATCAATTCGAATTGTTGAAGCTGCCTTTAAACGTATGAATCAACCAATAAACTTGCGAGTGCTTCCTTGGTCCAGAGCGCTTAAACTGCTTAAGGAAGGAAAAGTCGATGGGCTGATTGAAATCTTTAAAAATGAAGAAAGAGAAACTTACCTTGATTACAGTAAGGTGGTTCTGATTGATGAAGTGGTTAGCCTTTTCGTTGTCGAAGGCTCAGAAATAAACTTCGATGGTGAATTGAGCAAACTAAGTGATTATCACTTTGGAGCTCGGCATGATTATAGTTATGGCACTGAGTTTGATCAGGCTGTTGCCGATAAAGTTATTTCTCATATATCATTAGATGTTGAGCATGAACGTTTAATATTGAAACTGTGTACAGGGGAAGTTGATATATTAGTGGGCGAAAAAAATGTCGTTGCTTATAGAGTGAGTCTACTCAAAAGCCTTAAAACAAATTCAAATAAGCGGTGTAAAAAAATTGAAGAATTATCAACCCCTGTTCAGTCAACTCCAGCCTATATCGTGTTTTCTAAAAAACGCGAGTTAACTGATATTAGAGATAAGTTTGATATCATATTAATGAAAATGAAACAAGATGGCAGCTACCAAAAAATTATCGATGCGTGGAGGGAAAGTCATTAG
- a CDS encoding ABC transporter substrate-binding protein: MKKIIYLVMLMSLYSPFNVWGTNVLDLVIDEYPPYVFTDPDTGTIDGISIRVVNAVFKHMNQSISLRVVPWSRSLKLIREGKIDGIIQIFKNEERQTYLDFNNVVLMNEVTSLFVVEDSDIHFEGELAKLNKYHFGARQDFSYGTIFDQAVTDNVISNISLYVEHERLVLELCTGELDIAIGESNVLAYREHLVKSVKKNSVTRCKKIKELSPPVQLTPGYIAFSKKRELTDIRDKFDAILMKMKQDGSYQEIIDIWGKTH; this comes from the coding sequence ATGAAAAAAATTATTTATCTTGTTATGCTTATGTCGTTATATTCCCCCTTTAATGTATGGGGGACTAACGTACTCGATTTAGTCATAGATGAATATCCTCCCTATGTATTTACCGATCCGGACACTGGTACCATTGATGGTATATCGATTCGTGTGGTTAATGCAGTTTTTAAGCATATGAACCAGTCGATAAGCTTAAGGGTGGTTCCTTGGTCTAGATCGCTTAAATTAATTAGAGAAGGAAAAATTGATGGTATCATTCAAATTTTTAAAAATGAAGAAAGGCAAACTTACCTTGATTTTAACAATGTGGTATTAATGAATGAAGTAACGAGTCTCTTTGTCGTCGAAGATTCAGATATTCATTTCGAGGGTGAGTTGGCTAAATTAAATAAGTATCACTTTGGGGCTAGGCAAGATTTTAGTTACGGTACAATATTCGATCAAGCTGTTACTGACAACGTTATTTCTAATATATCATTATACGTAGAGCATGAACGCTTAGTATTAGAACTGTGTACGGGGGAGCTAGATATCGCCATTGGCGAATCTAATGTGCTTGCTTACAGAGAGCATTTGGTCAAATCTGTTAAAAAGAATTCAGTTACACGGTGTAAAAAAATTAAAGAACTATCTCCCCCAGTTCAACTCACTCCAGGCTATATAGCATTTTCTAAAAAGCGTGAGTTAACAGATATTAGAGATAAATTTGATGCAATATTAATGAAAATGAAACAAGACGGCAGCTATCAAGAAATTATTGATATATGGGGGAAAACTCACTAA